A genomic window from Candidatus Pelagisphaera phototrophica includes:
- a CDS encoding 3-keto-disaccharide hydrolase, with the protein MRYTAALLIFFCLFSASGSEINPPEGFRPLFNGKDLSGWYGDNPHQSRKVEDRQAAIKDQQDDFKKHWTVENGELVNDGKGPYATTVRDYGDIELMLEYKTVALADSGIYLRGSPQVQIWDTTKEGGKWDNGADRGSGGLYNNPKEDADTNGKHPLVHADKPFGEWNSLKIRHVGNRIWVWLNAQRVVDGAIFHPYFDKTKPMPSKGPIHLQTHGGEIRWRNIYVREIGDVEANEILRGEEFGTAFEPIFNGRDLKGWFGDRNGKLVANGELLWSDGGHIYTEREFADFVFRFEFVMTPGGNNGLAIRSTGEGNPAYDAMCELQILDDGHERYAGVKPRQAHGSAYGMAGAYRGYLRTAGEWNYQEVIVKGSTIQVELNGVRILDTDLSKISDYMDDREHPGKMLKKGHLGFAAHGPQHVFRFRRLSVKELD; encoded by the coding sequence ATGAGATACACAGCCGCTTTATTAATTTTCTTTTGCTTATTTTCCGCGAGTGGATCGGAGATTAATCCGCCCGAGGGCTTTCGACCGCTTTTCAATGGGAAAGATCTTTCCGGCTGGTACGGCGACAATCCGCACCAGTCTCGTAAGGTAGAAGACCGGCAAGCTGCGATCAAGGACCAGCAAGACGATTTCAAAAAGCACTGGACCGTGGAGAACGGCGAATTGGTCAATGACGGAAAGGGGCCGTATGCCACGACCGTTCGCGACTACGGAGATATCGAACTGATGCTTGAATACAAGACTGTGGCCTTGGCCGACAGCGGCATCTACCTGCGTGGATCGCCTCAAGTTCAGATTTGGGACACGACTAAAGAAGGGGGTAAATGGGACAACGGTGCGGATCGCGGTTCGGGTGGACTGTACAACAATCCGAAAGAAGACGCGGATACGAACGGCAAGCACCCCTTGGTTCACGCGGACAAGCCCTTTGGCGAATGGAATAGCCTGAAGATTCGTCACGTGGGTAATCGCATTTGGGTTTGGTTGAATGCCCAAAGGGTCGTTGACGGAGCCATTTTTCATCCTTATTTCGATAAGACCAAACCGATGCCCAGTAAGGGGCCCATCCATTTGCAAACGCATGGTGGGGAAATCCGTTGGCGGAATATCTATGTTCGCGAAATTGGAGATGTGGAAGCAAACGAGATTTTGCGTGGGGAGGAGTTTGGGACTGCCTTCGAGCCGATTTTCAATGGACGCGACCTCAAGGGTTGGTTCGGTGATAGGAACGGCAAGCTTGTCGCCAACGGCGAGTTACTATGGAGCGACGGTGGGCATATTTACACGGAGCGCGAATTCGCCGACTTTGTCTTCCGTTTCGAGTTCGTTATGACCCCCGGAGGCAACAACGGCTTGGCGATTCGTTCGACAGGAGAAGGCAATCCTGCCTATGACGCCATGTGTGAGCTTCAAATTCTCGATGACGGTCACGAACGCTATGCAGGGGTAAAACCAAGGCAGGCTCATGGTAGCGCCTATGGTATGGCGGGAGCTTATCGCGGCTACCTGAGAACTGCCGGGGAATGGAATTACCAAGAAGTCATTGTTAAAGGCTCCACAATTCAGGTAGAGCTAAATGGTGTACGAATTCTGGATACAGATCTCAGCAAGATAAGCGACTATATGGATGATCGTGAACATCCGGGAAAAATGCTAAAGAAAGGGCACCTCGGGTTTGCGGCCCATGGTCCTCAGCATGTCTTCCGGTTTCGTCGACTTTCGGTAAAGGAGCTCGACTAG
- a CDS encoding Gfo/Idh/MocA family protein: MSEVRKHRVLCVGAGNTGRSHILAYHRLDGFEIAGICTRSPGSRNKVMEELGATYPGFDSYEKGLVETKPDVVCITTYPDTHYEYTKLALEVGCHVFLEKPIAETIEEAEALVALAKKVNRKLVVGYVLRHHPSWIQFVEKVHTLGKPLVMRMNLNQQSSGTQWETHKNLASSISPVVDCGVHYVDVMCQMTKSRPVRVSGIGARLTDELPEGKINYAHLQVTFEDGSVGWYEAGWGPMMSENAFFIKDVIGPKGCISIVAEKSGAQGQSAKIEAHSGTERLQVHHSELDAEGNSAREDEFVSMELEPDHDALFHREQEYFLKAINEDLDVSELLEAACNASRIVLAADESFRTGKTIDML; encoded by the coding sequence ATGTCAGAGGTAAGAAAACATCGAGTACTGTGTGTTGGGGCGGGAAATACGGGGAGATCCCATATTTTGGCGTACCATCGCTTAGACGGATTTGAGATTGCAGGCATTTGCACGAGAAGTCCTGGATCTCGGAATAAAGTCATGGAGGAGCTTGGTGCGACTTATCCGGGATTCGACAGTTACGAAAAAGGGTTGGTAGAAACGAAACCGGACGTGGTATGTATTACCACATATCCGGATACACACTACGAATATACCAAGCTGGCCTTGGAAGTGGGTTGCCACGTGTTCTTGGAAAAGCCAATAGCCGAAACGATCGAGGAGGCGGAGGCGTTGGTTGCTCTAGCGAAAAAGGTGAATCGCAAACTGGTTGTAGGCTATGTCTTGCGGCACCATCCGAGCTGGATTCAGTTTGTAGAGAAAGTGCACACTTTAGGTAAGCCGCTAGTCATGCGGATGAATCTAAACCAGCAGTCTTCAGGCACTCAGTGGGAGACCCACAAAAACTTGGCTTCCTCCATTTCGCCTGTGGTTGATTGCGGAGTCCACTATGTCGACGTGATGTGCCAGATGACAAAATCGAGACCAGTGCGCGTTTCAGGCATCGGAGCCCGTCTGACGGATGAATTACCGGAAGGGAAAATCAACTACGCCCACCTACAGGTGACCTTTGAAGACGGCTCAGTCGGTTGGTACGAAGCCGGCTGGGGTCCCATGATGAGCGAAAACGCATTTTTTATTAAAGACGTCATAGGGCCGAAAGGGTGCATTTCCATCGTGGCGGAAAAGTCCGGGGCTCAAGGGCAAAGCGCCAAGATTGAAGCCCATTCCGGAACGGAACGACTGCAGGTGCATCACAGCGAGCTTGATGCGGAGGGTAATTCGGCCCGGGAAGACGAGTTCGTTTCTATGGAATTAGAGCCGGATCATGACGCCCTTTTTCACCGAGAGCAGGAGTATTTTCTTAAGGCTATCAATGAAGATTTGGATGTATCCGAACTTTTAGAGGCTGCTTGTAATGCTAGCCGCATCGTTCTAGCGGCAGATGAGAGTTTCCGAACGGGTAAAACAATAGACATGCTATGA
- a CDS encoding Gfo/Idh/MocA family protein, giving the protein MSRIVNPQSSRRQFLNALGGVAAFSILPTVAWASSPNGKLQIAQIGAGGRGKGNFDSLFRLPNVDIVALCDVDSNSLAERSTEVPQAETFRDYRKLFDKLGDRIDAVLVCTPDHMHAPISSHAMELGKHVYCEKPLAHNVVENRQLRLLAEEKGVVTQMGIQVSASIGQRMTVDYIKSGLVGKISEVHVWSNKSWGSNDLIPVTTNPVPANLDWGLWLGVAEERLYREKIFHPGQWRRLLDFGTGTLGDMGVHIFDTPYRALELTSPKWVRSHCREPNGFAHPTSVKTEYQFPSTQYTAKTLKWTWYDGENGPPSWIEGFNEDGAFQLPKQGCVMIGEKGVLMMPHMSGPQTFPRELIRSVPRPELDPLDHHGQWVNACLGEGSTGSPFSYGGPLCEALQLGVVASRYPGKKLTWNPRSMEIPNLSEANQYLSREYRAF; this is encoded by the coding sequence ATGAGTCGCATAGTAAATCCCCAATCGAGTCGGAGGCAGTTTCTCAACGCATTAGGTGGTGTCGCCGCTTTCTCGATACTGCCGACTGTAGCCTGGGCCAGTTCGCCCAACGGCAAGTTGCAGATTGCTCAGATTGGCGCTGGCGGTCGGGGAAAGGGTAATTTCGATTCTCTATTCCGTTTGCCCAATGTCGACATCGTCGCTTTGTGTGACGTGGATAGTAACAGTTTAGCAGAACGATCGACTGAAGTGCCTCAGGCGGAGACGTTTCGGGATTACCGGAAACTGTTCGACAAGCTGGGAGACCGGATCGATGCCGTTTTGGTCTGTACGCCTGACCACATGCATGCACCGATATCGTCGCACGCGATGGAATTGGGAAAGCATGTCTATTGTGAGAAGCCGCTGGCCCACAACGTCGTGGAGAACCGCCAGCTCAGACTCCTAGCTGAGGAAAAGGGTGTGGTGACGCAAATGGGAATTCAAGTCAGCGCGTCCATTGGCCAGCGAATGACGGTCGATTATATCAAGAGTGGGCTGGTTGGAAAGATCAGCGAAGTTCATGTCTGGTCCAACAAGTCTTGGGGGTCCAATGATTTGATTCCGGTGACGACGAATCCGGTGCCGGCCAACTTGGATTGGGGACTGTGGCTTGGAGTCGCGGAAGAGCGGCTTTATCGCGAAAAGATTTTTCATCCGGGCCAGTGGCGCCGCTTGTTGGACTTTGGTACGGGTACCTTGGGAGATATGGGTGTCCATATTTTCGATACTCCATATCGGGCGTTGGAATTAACCTCGCCCAAATGGGTGAGAAGCCACTGTCGTGAGCCGAACGGATTCGCTCATCCGACAAGCGTGAAAACGGAATACCAGTTTCCCTCGACACAGTACACAGCGAAAACGCTCAAGTGGACGTGGTACGATGGCGAGAATGGCCCCCCTTCCTGGATTGAGGGATTCAATGAGGATGGTGCGTTCCAATTGCCCAAACAGGGCTGCGTGATGATTGGGGAAAAAGGGGTTCTGATGATGCCACACATGAGTGGTCCCCAGACGTTTCCGAGAGAATTGATCCGAAGTGTGCCTCGTCCGGAACTCGATCCGCTCGACCACCATGGCCAATGGGTTAATGCCTGTCTGGGCGAAGGATCGACGGGATCTCCCTTCTCCTACGGGGGACCTCTTTGCGAGGCGTTGCAACTCGGCGTGGTGGCAAGTCGTTATCCGGGCAAGAAACTAACGTGGAATCCCCGTTCCATGGAAATACCGAATTTGAGTGAGGCTAATCAATACCTCAGCCGCGAATACCGAGCGTTCTAG
- a CDS encoding nucleoside permease, whose product MKSTVRIQLSAMMFLQFFVWGAWFVTLGTYLSQGLSFDGAEIGDAYATMPWGALIAPFFVGMIADRFFNAERVLGFCHLVGAVILYFSASITDPSTLFWMLFVYALAYNPTLALVNMISFAQMEDTGKQFPAIRVLGTIGWIAAGLLVGSLGIENTSIPMKIAAGASAALGLFSFFLPWTPPQSSDKKVTVRDVLNLDALSMLKDRSFAIFAIGSLFICVPLAFYYNFTNLFLNESGFENAAGKMTLGQMSEIGFMLLMPFFLARLGVKKMLLFGMLAWFVRYILFAMGNSDSLVFMFYAGILLHGICYDFFFVAGHIHVDNVAPKNLRASAQGFIALITYGLGLLIGTKISGYVVKAYETEIAAGTFIHDWKAIWLMPAGMAAIVIVMFAIFFKVPDVKPAETE is encoded by the coding sequence ATGAAATCCACCGTACGTATACAGTTGTCCGCGATGATGTTCCTCCAGTTCTTCGTTTGGGGAGCTTGGTTTGTGACTTTAGGAACCTACCTAAGCCAGGGTCTTTCCTTCGACGGCGCTGAGATAGGGGATGCTTACGCCACCATGCCATGGGGCGCATTAATCGCCCCCTTCTTTGTGGGAATGATTGCGGACCGCTTTTTCAATGCCGAGCGGGTGCTCGGATTTTGCCATCTGGTTGGGGCGGTGATTCTTTATTTCAGTGCTTCGATTACGGACCCATCGACGTTGTTCTGGATGCTCTTTGTCTATGCGTTGGCCTACAATCCCACCTTGGCCTTGGTGAACATGATATCGTTTGCCCAAATGGAAGATACTGGAAAGCAGTTTCCCGCGATTCGGGTTTTAGGAACTATCGGTTGGATTGCCGCGGGTCTATTGGTGGGGAGTTTGGGGATCGAGAACACTTCGATCCCCATGAAGATTGCCGCAGGGGCATCAGCAGCACTGGGTTTGTTTTCCTTCTTTCTGCCGTGGACGCCTCCTCAGTCTTCTGATAAGAAAGTTACTGTTCGGGATGTTCTGAACTTGGATGCGTTGTCCATGTTGAAGGATCGTTCCTTTGCGATTTTCGCCATCGGCTCGCTTTTCATATGCGTCCCGCTCGCCTTCTACTACAATTTTACGAATTTGTTCTTAAACGAATCCGGGTTTGAGAATGCAGCGGGCAAAATGACTCTCGGGCAAATGTCGGAGATCGGCTTTATGCTCCTCATGCCGTTTTTCCTCGCCCGTCTAGGGGTCAAGAAAATGCTCTTGTTTGGGATGCTGGCCTGGTTTGTCCGCTACATTCTTTTTGCCATGGGCAATTCGGACAGCCTCGTTTTTATGTTTTACGCCGGAATCTTGCTCCACGGAATTTGCTACGATTTCTTTTTCGTGGCGGGCCATATCCATGTCGATAATGTGGCCCCTAAAAACCTGAGAGCCAGTGCCCAAGGCTTTATCGCCTTGATCACTTATGGATTGGGCCTGCTGATCGGGACTAAAATATCTGGATATGTGGTGAAGGCTTACGAGACTGAAATCGCGGCCGGCACTTTTATCCATGATTGGAAAGCGATCTGGTTGATGCCGGCCGGAATGGCGGCGATCGTAATTGTCATGTTTGCAATTTTCTTTAAAGTGCCCGACGTGAAGCCCGCAGAAACTGAATAG
- a CDS encoding O-acetylhomoserine aminocarboxypropyltransferase/cysteine synthase family protein codes for MKLETQCLHAGQAPDPTTHSRGVPVYRTSSFVFDSTEHAANLFALKELGNIYSRIMNPTQDVLEQRVAQLEGGAAALAVSSGTSAIFYSIINVAKAGDNIVSANNLYGGTYTQFNDILPDLGITTKFVDPSDPANFASAIDENTKALFCETVSNPGIEISDLEAIAKIAHDNGIPLIVDSTFSTPYLTRPIEFGADIVVHSLTKWFGGHGNGIGGVVVDSGKFNWANGKFPLYDNPDSSYHGLRWGHDLPEPLAPLAFILRMRTVPLRNLGACISPDNAWMFLQGIETLPLRMERHCSNAKAVANHLDDKEGVEWVRYPGLNDNKSGALADKYLDGKGGAMVIFGINGGAAAGSKFIDSLELFSHLANVGDAKSLAIHPATTTHSQLSAEAQKAGGITPELVRLSVGIEHIDDIIVDIDQALAKALA; via the coding sequence ATGAAACTCGAAACACAATGCCTTCACGCCGGTCAGGCACCGGATCCCACGACTCACTCACGTGGAGTCCCGGTTTACCGGACCTCCTCCTTCGTTTTCGATAGCACCGAGCACGCTGCTAATCTCTTTGCGCTGAAGGAGCTCGGAAACATCTACTCGCGAATTATGAACCCGACTCAGGATGTGCTGGAGCAGAGGGTCGCTCAGCTCGAAGGGGGTGCAGCGGCTCTGGCGGTCAGTTCGGGTACCTCGGCAATTTTCTATTCGATCATCAACGTGGCGAAAGCGGGCGACAATATCGTGTCGGCCAACAACCTGTATGGCGGAACGTATACACAATTTAACGACATTCTTCCAGATTTGGGTATCACGACCAAGTTTGTTGATCCTTCCGATCCCGCAAATTTCGCCTCAGCGATCGATGAGAACACCAAGGCGCTGTTTTGCGAAACCGTTAGTAATCCCGGCATCGAGATTTCCGACCTCGAGGCGATTGCCAAGATCGCCCATGACAATGGGATCCCTCTAATTGTCGACTCCACGTTTTCGACGCCTTATCTGACACGCCCGATAGAGTTCGGCGCGGATATAGTCGTGCATTCGTTGACCAAATGGTTTGGCGGTCATGGCAACGGGATAGGCGGGGTTGTCGTTGACTCAGGTAAATTCAATTGGGCCAACGGAAAATTCCCCTTGTATGACAATCCAGACTCCTCCTACCACGGATTGCGTTGGGGGCACGACCTTCCTGAGCCCTTGGCTCCACTAGCGTTCATCCTTAGGATGCGCACCGTTCCTTTGCGCAACTTGGGGGCCTGTATTTCTCCAGACAATGCGTGGATGTTTTTGCAAGGGATAGAAACCCTCCCGTTGCGGATGGAGCGTCATTGTTCCAACGCCAAAGCAGTGGCTAACCATTTAGATGACAAGGAGGGAGTCGAATGGGTAAGGTATCCGGGCCTTAATGACAATAAGAGTGGTGCCTTGGCGGATAAGTATTTGGACGGCAAAGGCGGTGCCATGGTGATATTTGGAATTAATGGTGGTGCCGCAGCCGGATCGAAGTTCATCGATTCGCTCGAGCTGTTCAGCCATCTGGCCAATGTGGGCGACGCCAAAAGCCTAGCCATCCATCCTGCGACTACCACCCATAGCCAGCTTTCAGCGGAAGCCCAGAAAGCGGGAGGCATTACTCCCGAGCTGGTGCGTCTTTCCGTAGGGATCGAGCACATAGACGATATCATCGTCGATATCGACCAGGCTCTGGCGAAGGCGCTGGCCTAG
- a CDS encoding TonB-dependent receptor family protein codes for MKMDLNFKFSIALLGGLCLSFDAVAQEDEPLDVAHLEPLSIIGSREDLFSTTGSGYVIDHDLIQTHGYADINQALKQVPGVYLRTEDGHGLFPNISLRGVDPSRMSKLTYMEDGILAAPSSYSAPSAYYTPTVGRMIGLEVLKGSSQIQHGPHTTGGVINYLSTPIPHHKSSYLRFSYGTENDTRLHLWTGDRVDSSAGEFGYLVETYYRETDGFKSIDSTAGFDGSSRGTGFQNHDSMLKLSWSPKTENRQYFELKTGYMDKNADETYLGLSTTDFLKNRNRRYAASRDDNIDTQHFRNYLRYSVALSDNASLSATAYYNAFNRNWYKLKEIKDIDSDGDGFIDSTPTVLLYQALAGIDDNKPLEVLQGIRAGQYEYRNNNRGYIAKGVQATLNVDFDAGETVHHLLVGTRFHQDQVRRFQDDVQYFQDSSGAITSTVSDGPGSGGNRLQESEATALFIEDTIRLGRFSIIPGLRYERIDYRYIDFENNGDNIPTGDASRTLDIFAPGIGFSYQSDESSNLFAGIYRGFSVPGPRSASRPGRQLDEETSISFETGIRFDNSKGIYAELVGFNTHLDDLATIDNIATGTSNPQNIGEARSRGVEAIFGWDLTAKGTFEFKAPISVSATYTDATFKSNSTDVNAESIFAGAVIGNAFPYVPEWQLNLAANLEFDTFRLSANLNYTDSTFGSGSNSMQELDPSGSPDARFGLIESQFIVDLSVNYFINEHAEAFVNVTNLLDEQSLAGRLTDGPRPNAPRQASIGMGLRF; via the coding sequence ATGAAAATGGATCTCAACTTTAAGTTCTCAATCGCTCTATTGGGAGGACTTTGCCTTTCCTTCGATGCCGTTGCACAGGAAGATGAACCACTCGACGTTGCCCATCTGGAGCCTCTTTCGATCATTGGCTCGCGTGAAGATCTCTTCAGCACTACTGGATCTGGATATGTCATCGATCATGACTTGATTCAAACCCATGGATACGCAGATATAAACCAAGCTCTCAAACAAGTTCCTGGGGTCTATTTGCGAACTGAGGACGGCCATGGCCTTTTCCCCAATATCAGTCTTCGCGGGGTGGACCCAAGCCGAATGTCCAAACTCACCTACATGGAAGACGGGATACTAGCAGCGCCGTCTTCCTACTCCGCTCCATCCGCGTACTACACGCCCACGGTGGGCCGTATGATTGGTCTGGAAGTCTTGAAAGGCTCAAGTCAAATTCAACACGGACCGCACACTACCGGGGGTGTCATCAACTATCTCTCCACACCCATTCCCCACCATAAATCGAGTTACCTGCGCTTCTCGTATGGAACAGAAAATGACACGCGACTACATCTATGGACGGGCGACCGCGTCGACTCATCCGCCGGTGAATTCGGCTATTTAGTAGAAACCTACTATCGGGAAACCGATGGGTTCAAGTCTATCGATTCGACTGCCGGTTTCGATGGATCTTCCAGAGGCACGGGATTCCAAAATCACGACTCAATGCTTAAGCTGAGCTGGTCACCCAAAACGGAAAACCGCCAGTACTTTGAACTTAAGACCGGGTACATGGACAAGAATGCCGACGAAACCTATCTAGGGCTTTCAACCACGGACTTCCTTAAGAATCGGAATCGACGCTATGCGGCTTCTCGTGACGACAACATCGATACGCAGCATTTCAGGAACTACCTACGCTATTCCGTCGCCCTCAGCGACAACGCTTCTTTATCCGCAACCGCCTACTACAATGCCTTCAATCGGAACTGGTACAAGCTGAAGGAAATTAAAGACATCGATTCCGATGGAGACGGTTTCATCGACAGCACACCCACCGTTCTGCTCTATCAGGCACTCGCAGGCATCGACGACAACAAGCCTCTGGAGGTGCTACAAGGAATACGAGCGGGCCAGTACGAGTATCGCAACAACAACCGCGGCTACATCGCCAAAGGAGTTCAAGCGACGCTTAATGTCGATTTCGACGCAGGGGAAACCGTCCACCATCTCCTCGTCGGAACTCGATTCCATCAAGACCAAGTGAGGCGCTTCCAGGACGACGTCCAATACTTTCAGGATTCTTCTGGAGCAATCACATCGACGGTATCGGACGGACCCGGAAGCGGAGGCAACCGTTTGCAGGAATCTGAAGCTACCGCTCTTTTCATAGAAGACACAATCCGTCTTGGAAGATTCTCCATCATACCAGGGCTCCGATACGAGCGTATCGACTACCGCTATATAGACTTTGAAAATAACGGAGACAATATTCCGACTGGAGATGCTTCACGAACACTAGACATCTTCGCCCCAGGAATCGGATTCAGCTACCAGAGCGACGAGAGCTCGAACCTTTTTGCCGGAATCTACCGCGGCTTCTCCGTCCCAGGTCCCCGGTCCGCTTCCCGTCCCGGCCGGCAACTTGACGAGGAGACCAGCATCAGTTTCGAAACCGGTATCCGCTTCGACAACTCCAAAGGGATCTATGCAGAGCTTGTGGGATTCAATACCCATCTTGACGATCTCGCAACTATCGACAACATCGCAACCGGTACCAGTAATCCTCAAAACATTGGGGAAGCGCGATCTCGCGGCGTAGAAGCCATATTCGGTTGGGACCTAACCGCTAAGGGCACATTCGAATTTAAAGCTCCCATCTCGGTGAGCGCCACTTATACTGATGCCACATTCAAATCCAACTCCACCGACGTCAACGCCGAGTCTATTTTCGCTGGAGCCGTGATCGGAAACGCTTTCCCGTACGTTCCAGAATGGCAGCTCAATCTCGCCGCCAACCTCGAGTTCGATACATTTAGGTTGTCAGCAAATCTCAATTACACTGACAGCACCTTCGGCAGCGGCTCCAATTCCATGCAAGAGCTCGACCCCTCAGGCAGTCCAGATGCCCGCTTTGGACTGATTGAAAGTCAATTCATTGTAGACCTGTCCGTCAATTACTTCATCAACGAACACGCAGAAGCGTTCGTGAACGTAACCAATCTTCTTGATGAGCAGAGCCTCGCGGGACGCCTCACCGATGGCCCTCGTCCCAATGCGCCTCGACAAGCGAGCATCGGTATGGGTCTTCGATTCTAA
- a CDS encoding THUMP domain-containing class I SAM-dependent RNA methyltransferase, with the protein MLSSLNTILVTCPKACSSYLRDELEELGFPVIREAPAGVFTKGNMVDCMRLNLLLRTGLRVLWQVAEFEANNGDQLYKRSVRLPWETWIPADGYVSIGSSIRNDTIRNTNFAGLRLKDALVDRIREKRGRRPDTGNDSDRAMIFLYWHEEEVCIYLDLSGVPISNRGYRVSPGKAPMRENLAASVLRATRWDRASPLVNPMCGSGTLAIEAALWALGKTSGLLRDNFAFMHLEGYRVSDFEKIRAELKTKGSDRLGFPIIATDRDPAAIEAALRNAEFAGVEHLIEFDVCDFKRTRVPEGPGVLIFNPEYGDRMGEEQKLIPTYQEIGDFFKQKCAGYWGYVFTGNRGLAKRVGLKTRRKIEFYNGPIECRLLEYEMYAGTRNPKYASPQIDPKGDA; encoded by the coding sequence ATGCTTTCATCTTTGAATACCATACTCGTCACGTGTCCGAAAGCGTGTTCTTCCTATTTGAGGGACGAACTTGAAGAGCTTGGCTTTCCCGTTATAAGGGAAGCTCCAGCGGGCGTCTTTACTAAAGGGAATATGGTAGACTGTATGAGGCTGAATTTGCTCTTACGGACTGGTTTACGTGTTTTATGGCAGGTCGCAGAATTTGAAGCGAACAATGGGGATCAGCTTTATAAAAGATCCGTTCGTCTACCTTGGGAGACGTGGATACCCGCAGATGGATATGTCTCAATTGGTTCCTCCATTCGGAACGATACGATCCGAAATACCAATTTCGCTGGTTTGCGGCTGAAGGACGCATTGGTTGACCGGATACGAGAAAAGCGGGGAAGGCGGCCAGACACTGGCAATGACTCGGACCGGGCGATGATATTTCTGTACTGGCATGAAGAGGAGGTTTGCATCTATTTGGATTTGTCGGGAGTGCCGATCAGTAATCGTGGCTACCGGGTTAGTCCAGGGAAAGCTCCCATGCGTGAGAACTTAGCGGCATCGGTTTTGAGGGCGACGCGATGGGATAGGGCTTCACCGCTGGTGAATCCCATGTGCGGTAGTGGTACCCTTGCGATTGAAGCGGCCTTGTGGGCTTTGGGAAAGACGTCGGGACTGTTGCGAGACAACTTCGCCTTCATGCATTTAGAGGGTTATCGGGTAAGCGATTTCGAGAAAATTCGAGCCGAGTTGAAGACCAAAGGATCCGATCGATTGGGTTTCCCCATCATTGCGACGGATCGTGATCCGGCTGCGATTGAGGCAGCCCTAAGAAACGCGGAATTTGCTGGAGTCGAACATCTGATTGAATTCGATGTGTGCGATTTTAAACGAACGCGAGTACCGGAAGGTCCGGGAGTTTTAATTTTCAATCCCGAGTACGGTGACCGAATGGGCGAGGAGCAGAAACTAATTCCGACGTATCAGGAAATAGGGGACTTCTTTAAGCAAAAATGCGCTGGCTATTGGGGGTATGTGTTTACCGGCAATCGAGGATTGGCCAAACGAGTAGGTCTGAAGACCCGGCGAAAGATCGAATTCTACAACGGACCTATTGAGTGTCGGCTGCTGGAGTACGAAATGTACGCGGGCACTCGAAATCCGAAGTATGCGAGTCCACAAATCGACCCAAAAGGCGATGCTTAG
- a CDS encoding lactate racemase domain-containing protein, whose amino-acid sequence MSLPFGKTQVELDLSGINTTVLEPRFVAGLDDEKGAFFQACDSPIGANPLKESIESGDRVAILIPDATRPFPSHRVLLWLMEAIDHVAKENVVIINGTGSHRGNTPEELIAIM is encoded by the coding sequence GTGAGTCTCCCTTTTGGAAAAACCCAGGTCGAACTCGATTTGAGCGGAATCAATACGACGGTGTTAGAGCCTCGCTTCGTCGCCGGTCTGGATGATGAGAAGGGGGCTTTTTTTCAGGCTTGCGATTCTCCGATTGGGGCAAACCCACTGAAGGAATCGATCGAATCAGGTGATCGGGTAGCCATCCTGATTCCTGACGCCACCAGGCCCTTCCCCAGTCACCGCGTTTTGCTTTGGCTCATGGAGGCCATCGATCACGTGGCTAAGGAGAATGTGGTTATTATCAACGGAACCGGATCTCACCGGGGAAATACGCCTGAGGAGCTAATTGCGATTATGTGA
- a CDS encoding cytochrome b562, which translates to MKKRSLILTLSMLLAYVPFVEANSHEDGEHHHTALEDEMSAMNKAWRSIRRQIKDSSKNESTLALVAKVKKAAQESAKLTPILAGDLSGDEKKKFMEGYQKAMKRTTGLISQLEAALKSGDNAGAEEIVAKINDARKHGHEKYKPEDD; encoded by the coding sequence ATGAAAAAAAGATCTCTCATTCTAACTCTCTCGATGCTTTTGGCGTATGTTCCTTTTGTAGAAGCAAATAGCCATGAAGATGGGGAGCATCACCACACCGCTCTCGAAGACGAAATGAGTGCGATGAACAAGGCCTGGCGCTCGATACGCAGACAAATCAAGGATTCCTCAAAGAACGAGTCGACCCTTGCCTTAGTAGCGAAAGTAAAGAAAGCGGCTCAAGAATCGGCCAAACTGACTCCAATTCTCGCGGGCGATCTTTCCGGCGATGAGAAGAAGAAGTTCATGGAAGGTTACCAAAAGGCGATGAAGCGGACAACAGGCTTGATTAGCCAGCTCGAAGCTGCCTTGAAATCAGGCGACAATGCAGGAGCGGAAGAGATTGTAGCTAAGATCAATGACGCTCGCAAGCACGGCCACGAAAAGTACAAGCCGGAAGACGACTAG